From one Ursus arctos isolate Adak ecotype North America unplaced genomic scaffold, UrsArc2.0 scaffold_1, whole genome shotgun sequence genomic stretch:
- the MDH1B gene encoding putative malate dehydrogenase 1B: MAKFVLAGRADCPYYAKAELLADYLQKNLPDFRVHKITQHPRVWEEWLKDLCEKNKWSHKKSPIIWRELLDRGGAALLLGGYNEFLEYAQLYYGVTSSMTTELMKVIAQENLETHTEKELEEETRKDLIHALQVWITSASAPACYHLIPILTSGEVFGMHTEVSLNLLDNKQTEENLHMIVTETRDLVAPLLRSVSICTRVEDAFRQAHVIIVLDEVTDQEVHTLEDCIRSRLPLCRLYGYLIEKNAHDSVRVIVGGKTFVNLKTVLLMRYAPNVAHNIIAVALGVEGRARAVLARKLRTTPSCIKNVIVWGNISGNNYIDLRKAKIYRYESAIWGPPNYSRPVLSLVFDSEWVNRQYVETLQKQTATGKQFGAILAAHSIATTLKYWYHGSPPGEIVSLGVLSEGQFGIPEGIVFSMPVKFENGTWVVLTDLEDIEISEQIMTRMTSDLIQEKLVALGDLISFQPYQSETDLAKRDENTTLPTTYNNQENQRVSDEVDFLDLVPQPISGKPYSQETINDSEDKSVEHQQIN; the protein is encoded by the exons GCCAAATTCGTGCTTGCGG GTAGAGCAGATTGCCCATATTATGCTAAAGCAGAACTCCTAGCAGACTACTTACAAAAGAATCTTCCTGATTTTCGGGTACATAAAATTACACAACATCCTCGTGTTTGGGAG GAGTGGTTAAAAGATCTGTGTGAAAAGAATAAGTGGAGTCACAAAAAGTCCCCCATCATCTGGAGAGAGCTGTTGGATCGTGGAGGAGCGGCGTTGCTTTTGGGAGGATATAACGAGTTCCTGGAATACGCCCAG CTTTACTATGGTGTTACCTCTAGCATGACCACTGAGCTGATGAAGGTAATTGCTCAAGAGAACCtggagacacacacagaaaaagaactGGAGGAAGAAACCAGGAAAGATCTCATCCACGCCTTGCAGGTCTGGATCACCAG cGCATCTGCTCCTGCCTGCTACCACCTAATTCCCATCTTGACAAGCGGCGAAGTATTTGGAATGCACACGGAAGTTAGCCTGAATCTACTTGACAATAAGCAGACAGAAGAAAATCTCCACATGATCGTGACAGAGACTCGGGACTTGGTGGCCCCCTTGCTCCGGAGTGTCTCCATCTGCACCCGAGTGGAGGACGCCTTCCGCCAGGCCCACGTGATCATCGTCCTGGACGAGGTCACAGACCAGGAGGTACACACTCTAGAAGACTGCATCCGAAGCAGGCTTCCTCTATGCCGGCTCTATGGGTACCTGATCGAGAAAAATGCTCACGACTCCGTCCGAGTTATTGTGGGAGGGAAAACATTTGTGAATCTGAAAACGGTTCTGCTTATGAGATACGCCCCAAACGTGGCCCACAACATCATCGCCGTGGCACTGGGCGTGGAAGGCCGAGCCAGAGCTGTGCTGGCCAGAAAACTGAGAACAACCCCCTCAT gCATCAAAAATGTGATAGTTTGGGGTAATATTAGTGGAAACAACTACATTGATCTGAGAAAAGCCAAGATTTACAGATATGAGAGTGCTATTTGGGGACCTCCTAACTATTCACGTCCTGTTTTGAGCTTGGTGTTTGATAG TGAGTGGGTAAACAGACAATATGTGGAAACTCTTCAAAAGCAGACGGCCACGGGAAAACAATTCGGAGCCATTTTAGCTGCACACAGTATCGCCACTACGTTGAAATACTGGTACCATGGCTCACCGCCTGGGGAGATCGTGTCTTTAGGAGTATTAAGTGAAG GCCAGTTTGGTATTCCTGAAGGGATCGTCTTTTCTATGCCTGTGAAATTTGAGAATGGAACTTGGGTAGTTCTTACAGATCTCGAAGATATTGAAATCAGTGAACAAATAATGACCAGAATGACAAGTGATCTCATTCAG GAGAAACTTGTTGCACTTGGAGATTTGATCAGTTTTCAGCCCTATCAATCAG AGACTGACTTAgccaaaagagatgaaaataccACTTTACCTACCACATACAACAACCAGGAAAATCAAAGAGTCTCAGATG